TAATGCTGGGAGGTCGGGGGTCCCACAAGGCACAGACACCCTCTCCAGGACCAAATAAATAACAACTCCATTACTGTGAGGAGGTGAGGTCTGGGGAGGGTGGTCACTGAGCTCTCCAAGGGCTGGTGGGTTAAGGGGCTGCAGCCTGTGAGGGGCCTCCTCGGTGGGTCTTGGCCTCCTGAGTGAATCTGGCCCCCAGAATCACTCACTCTCCGAACCGGAGTAGTCAGCCACGAGGGAGGAGCtgaggctgcagggctggggtgtGTCCTGGGGATTGGCTGCCTCCTGGGAGGAGCCCGGCAGGGGCCAGGGCCTGTCCTGACAGCTCTCCTCCTGCCCCGGTGGCCTACTGTTCTTGCACGTCTTGGCTGTCTCCTGATAACAGTCTCTGGGGGATGTGGGCCTGTCCTGGGCGGTCCCCTCTGGCACCCGTGGCTCCCCAGACTTGGGGGTCTCAGCTGTGTGCTGAGGGCTCTCTGGGACCTCCCGGGACCGCCGCCGCACAATGCCCAGGTGCCCCACGGTGATGGGGGAGCCAGTGGGAGCAGATCTGCGGTTCTGGGACAGCTTCTTCAGGACGCTGCTGGCTTTGCTGCTGCTGGCGCCAGGTCCCGGGCTGGAGGGGAACCAGGAGCGGCTGATGATCTCTGTCCGCTTGAGTTTCTGCTTGTCCTCATAtgctggggatggggagagggaggggggaggaggaggtccAGAGCCGCCCTCTGCCCGAGCAGCcccccatctccccccaccccgaccccctcGCCCCCTGGCCCCCACGCACAGTCTAGGGTGTGGAACTTGAGCAGGGCGGCCAGCCTGCGGTCATCCTCCGTCTCCGGCACCAGCGGGATGTCCAGGCTTGCCTTGGCCTGCAGGGCCTggtccctctcttcctcctcctgcatggcttttttcttttcctgtgttggggagaaggggttggggagggatggtgggTGTCAAAGCTGTGCCTCTTTGCCCTCTGAGCTGGAGGGGAGACTCCCTCCAGCGTtcagggtctcagtttccttctcttcaaGCTTATGGGAGGAAAAGGCCTCACACAGTGCTCGGGACATAGAATTTGTTCAACAGCAGGAGACACAATCATTAGTATGTGTACCACTGGgttcttcactcattcattctttccacaGATATTTACAGAATGTCTTTCTGGTGCCAGGCCTTGTTCTAGACActagggacacagcagtgagcagACAAAATCTTTTGCCCTggtggagctgacattctagtgggTGAGCAAGACAAAGTGGTGAGGAGAGAAAGAATGCTGGGAAGAGGGTAGGAAATAGGCAGTGGGTTCAACTTTAAATGTGGTGTGCATGGTAGAGGGGGGAGTTAGGGACAGTATCCTAAGAAAACCATATTTGAGAAGAGGTGTCTGAGTGAGGGAGCCATGTGGGTATCTGGTGGAAAAGTGTGCCAAGGTGgagggaacagcctgtgcaaaggccctgaggcagaagtgCGCTTGCCAGTGAGGCGGCCAATGTGGCTAGAGCAGAATGAGCAAGGGAAAGGTGGAGATGGGGGTAAGGAGGGGAAGGGGCATATCATTTGGGCCTGGTGGGCCAAGGGGAGGACTCTGGCCGTTGGGAGCCACGGAGGGTTTTGAGCATAGCAGGGATGTAATCCCACTCAGGCGCTCGCTGGCGCCCCCTGGTGGCTATGAGGGGAACAGCCTGTGGGACACAGGGCATGAGCCCCTGGGGACCAGGGTGGAGGGACTGTGCTGGTCCAGGCAGGAGATGATGGAGGCTGTGGAAGTGGTCAGAGCCTACCAGAATTTGCTGAcagatggggagaggggagtggtGGTTATAACAAGAGGAACCAAGGCTGACTCTGGGCTTTACGGGCTGAGTGTCTGGAAGGACAGAGATGCTTCCGTTACCGAGAAGCGGAGGATGCAGGCAGGGCAGG
This genomic interval from Phocoena sinus isolate mPhoSin1 chromosome 3, mPhoSin1.pri, whole genome shotgun sequence contains the following:
- the CCDC130 gene encoding coiled-coil domain-containing protein 130 isoform X2, whose amino-acid sequence is MAHSTDTITATLFGSGLGSCPRASSSSGVRYNAEKKKVGNYYTTPIYRFRMKCHLCVNYIEMQTDPANCDYVIVSGAQRKEERWDMADNEQVLTTEHEKKQKLETDAMFRLEHGEADRSMLKKALPTLSHIQEAQSAWKDDFALNSMLRKRFREKKKAMQEEEERDQALQAKASLDIPLVPETEDDRRLAALLKFHTLDSYEDKQKLKRTEIISRSWFPSSPGPGASSSKASSVLKKLSQNRRSAPTGSPITVGHLGIVRRRSREVPESPQHTAETPKSGEPRVPEGTAQDRPTSPRDCYQETAKTCKNSRPPGQEESCQDRPWPLPGSSQEAANPQDTPQPCSLSSSLVADYSGSESE
- the CCDC130 gene encoding coiled-coil domain-containing protein 130 isoform X1 encodes the protein MGERKGVNKYYPPDFNPTKHGSLNRYHNSHPLRERARKLSQGILIIRFEMPYNIWCDGCKNHIGMGVRYNAEKKKVGNYYTTPIYRFRMKCHLCVNYIEMQTDPANCDYVIVSGAQRKEERWDMADNEQVLTTEHEKKQKLETDAMFRLEHGEADRSMLKKALPTLSHIQEAQSAWKDDFALNSMLRKRFREKKKAMQEEEERDQALQAKASLDIPLVPETEDDRRLAALLKFHTLDSYEDKQKLKRTEIISRSWFPSSPGPGASSSKASSVLKKLSQNRRSAPTGSPITVGHLGIVRRRSREVPESPQHTAETPKSGEPRVPEGTAQDRPTSPRDCYQETAKTCKNSRPPGQEESCQDRPWPLPGSSQEAANPQDTPQPCSLSSSLVADYSGSESE